ACGGTCCGTAAGGGCCGGTCCTCGCTCGCCGGCGTCAGCGGCTTCGGTCAGCGGCTTCGGTCACCGGCCGAGGCCAGGCCCAGCCAGGTGTGCGGGTTGCCCTCCCAGCACCAACCGAGCTTCGGGGCACCCTTGCTGATCCACAGGGCCGGGACCCTGCGGTCCCCGAAGCGGGTGCCACCGAGCGAGAAGCACTTGTTCTTGGCCAGTGCCTGGGGGTATTGGGTGACGAATGCTATGCCCTCCTCCATGGTGAGCGGGGTACGGCCGCGCTCCGCGATCGCTGCCAGGGCGTCCTGGGGGGCGGCATTGCAGAATTCCTCGCCGCGGTCCATGTCGAATGCTGCGTACACCTCGCCTTCGGGGAGCGCCAGTTCCTCGAGCGAGACGAACCTTTCCAGCTCGCCCGGGGCGTAGAAGCGCTCGATGACTCCGGGCTTCTGCTTTCCCGCGAGGGTGGTCAGCGGCACGGACTCCTCAAGGGGTACGAGCGCCCTGGTCACCACCAGGAGGAACGGCACCCGACCCTCGCTCGGCGGTTTCAGCGTCGCCGCCCGTGTGAGAACGGGCGCGCGCAGCGGTTCGACCAGAGTGCGGAACGCGGTCTCCGTCATCCCGGCGAGGGCGGGGTAGCCCTTGTCGACAAGTGTCGTGACCTGGCGGTCGAACTCCGAGCCGGCATCGAAATCGGTCATGTGAGGCCTTCCTGGGAACGGCGGGACGGGACGGAGAATGACGGGACGTCAGCGGGCGTACCTCGGCGGGGCGTTGGCCGGACGGAACTGGCCTCCGTGTCCGGCGGTGGGCGGCAGTCCGCGCTCCGGACGGCTGGGCCGACGGCTCGGTGCGGCGTTCTTGCGGTCGGGGGCCGCGGCCAAGTCGATCTTGCGTGATGGGGGCATCGCTGCCTTTCCGGCCGGTCACCCTCAGGCGAAACTTGCTACGGACGTAAACTTAGCCCGAACGTCGCTAGTGCGTCAAGCGTAAACTTACGTCGCGTGTAAGATTCCTCCATGGGTATCGAACCGATGGGGCTTCGCGAGTCCAAGAAGCAAGAGACCAGGCGGCTCATCTCCGACCAGGCGACCAGGCTGTTCATCGAGAACGGCTTCGAGGCGACGACGATCGCCGAGATCGCAGCGGCTGCCCGGGTGGCCAAGAAGACCGTCACCAACTACTTCGCCCGCAAGGAGGACCTGGCCTTCGACCACCGCGAAGAGTTCGTCGAGGGCCTCGCCCGTACCGTGTCGGGCCGGGCCGAAGGGGAGTCGGCGCTCATGGCACTGCGCCGCGAGTTCCTCGACGGCGTCGAGCGGCACGATCCGGTGATCGGGTTCTCCGGCGAGGTGTTCGCCCGGATGATCGCGGACAGCCCCACATTGCTGGCCCGTCTGCGCGATATGCATGACCAGCGCGAGGCCGCGCTCGCCGAACTCCTCGCCACCGAGACCGGAGCTGCTCCCGACGACATCACTCCCCGGGCGGCGGCAGCCCAACTGGGCGGCGTCCACCGAGTCCTGTTCCAGCAGATCCTGGAACGGACCCTCGACGGCTGGAGCAACGAGCGGATCGCCAAAACGGTGACCGTGTCCGCCCACCGCGGCTTCGATCTGCTGGCGGGCTCCCTCGCCGACTACGCCGTGAAGTAGGACCGGCGGTCATCACCCGCCCACGGTCGCCTGCCGATGACCCCGTTATCGCGCAGCGCCCACCGCCCACCGCGAACCGCCCCCCACCGCCCCACGCGAACCGCCCCCGCGCCCCCCCGCTCAGGGCGTCCAGTCCGATAACTGCGGTGTGACTCAGGCCTACTGGGCTCAGTCCTCAGCGGACGGGCAGCGCGAAAAACCTCGAAAAACACCTCCGGACGTGGTCTAGGAAGCCGGTGTCCGGGCACCCGGTGAACCACGCGAGATGCGCGTCGTGGGTTGCGTACCCGCGTTGAGCCACCACTGAGGAGGCGTAGCAATGAGCACGGTGAAGGAGACGGTGGACGTCGAGGTTCCGGTCCACACCGCCTACAACCAGTGGACGCAGTTCGAGGAGTTCCCGAAGTTCATGGAGGGCGTCGAGAGGATCACCCAGCTCGACGACCGGCACAACCGCTGGACCACCAAGGTCGGTGGCGTGCGGCGGGAGTTCGACACCGAGATCGTCGACCAGCTCCCGGATGACCGGATCGCCTGGCGGACCACCACCGGCGACACGCACCAGAAGGGCCTGGTGAGTTTCCAGCGTCTGGACGAGACCCACACGCGGGTGGAGCTCGTGATGGACATCGAGCCCACGGGCGTGGCCGAGAAGGCCGCTGACATGTCGGGAACCATCGCCCGGCGGATCAAGGGCGATATGCGGCGCTTCAAGGACCATATCGAGCACCGCGGCGCCGAATCCGGAGCCTGGCGCGGCCGCATCACGCCCGGCTGACCCGGCCCGGCGGCGCGATGGCCGCAACGACGGACGGCCCCCGGCGGGAGACGACCCGGCCGGGGGCTGTCGGCCGGTGGCCGACCGAACCGGTCTAGCCGTCCACTTGGACCGCCGTGGCCGGTTTCGCGGGGCTGTCGGCCACCGCGCTCTGCGGAGGATGTGGGCGGTGGCGGGTCAGCCAGAGCACGACGGCGGCGCCGGTGATCGCCAGGGTGCCCGCGGTCAGGGCGAGGGTGTTGTGGGCGGTGGCGAACACGGAGTGCAGGGTGTGACCGAAGGCGGTGCGCTCTCCGGCCGGGGTGGCGGCGAGCAGGGTGTCGGCTCCGCCGCCGGCCAGGGTCTGCGCGGCGCTCTCCGGGCCCGGGACCACGCCGTTCAGCGAACGGTTCATGGTGGATACCGCCAGGGTGCCGAAGGCTGCGACACCGAAGGCGTAGCCGAGTTGTTCGAAGGTGCTGTAGGCGCCGCCGGCCATCCCGGCGCGTTCGGGCGGCACGGAGCCGAGGGCGAGGGCTGCGGCGACCTGGAAGACGAGTCCCATGCCGATGCCGCTCAGGGCCAGGCCACCGATCAGGGCGGGCCAGCCGGATCCGGGGCCGAGGAAGCCTTCTGTCGCCACGCCGAGGCCGGCCAGGAGCAGGCCGAGGGTGGCGCCCAGGCGGGGGGAGGGTCTGGGCATCCACCGCCCGCTCAGTACCGCGACCAGCCCCGCGGCCGCCGCGTGCGGCAGCACGACCAGGCCGGCGCCGATGGGGGAGAGGTGCTGGACGGACTGGAGCCATAGCGAGGTGTAGGGCAGAACCCCGTATACCGCGCCTTCGCCGACCGCGATCGTGAGCATTGCGGCGGTGAATTCCGGACGGCGGAACAGCGACAGGTCCAGCAGCGGATGGGTGCTGCGCCGCTGGACGGCCACGAAGACCGCGCAGGTCACCAGCGCCACGGCCAGCGGGACCAGCGTCCCCGCCGAGGCCCAGCCGTGTGCGTGCGATGTGGTCAGGGCGTAGACGCATCCGCCCGCACTCAGGGCGCCCAGCACCACGCCGGGAACATCCGGACGCCGCGTGGCGGCCCGGTCCGGAGTGGAGCGGGGGATGCAGCGGAACGTCATGACCAGGGCGAGAGCGGTGACGGGGACGTTGACGTAGAAGATCCAGCGCCAGTTGAGGGCCTGGGTCAGCAGCCCGCCCAGGACCGGGCCCAACGCGGAGGCACTGGAGGCCACCGCCGCCCACACCCCGTAGGCCACTCCCAGGCGGCGCCCCGAGTACAGGGTGCTGATCAGCGACAGGGTGGTGGTGAACATCGCCGCCGCCCCCACGCCCTGCACGAGCCGGGCGGCGATCAGCCACCCCATGTCCGGTGACAGCGCGCACGCCACCGAGGCCGAGGCGAAGACGACCAGTCCCACGACGTACACCCGGCGCCGCCCGTGCCGGTCGGCCAGCATGCCGGCCCCCAACAGGGCGGCGGCCACGGCGAGCGCATAGCCGTCGGCGACCCACTGAAGCTGGGACAGCGCACAACCCAGGGACCCGGACAGGGACGGCAGCGCGACCAGCACGATGGTGACGTCGATGAGCAGCATGAACGTGCCCAGACAGAGGGCGGCCAACGGCCCCCAGATACGCATGACAAGACCCCCACAAAGACGGCGATGGGACGACCCGCCCACCTTCCGGGCCTCGCCATGCGCATCCCAAGCCATACCCTGGACCGCGGAACGATCCGGCAAGGAAGCGAGGCATTGCGGTGGATTCCGGCGCTCTGAACGACCTCGACCATCGCCTGCTGGAGGCCCTCCAGCTCGACGGCCGGGCCCCCTTCAGCCACCTCGCCCGCCTGCTGGACCTCTCCGAGCGCACTGTCGCGCGCCGTTACCAACGCCTGCGCGGCCTGGGCCTGCGCATCGTCGGCCAACCCGACCCCGCGCGCCTGGGGTTGGTCCGCTGGCTGCTGCGCCTGCACTGCACACCCGACGCCGCCGGCACCATCGCCGAAGCCCTGGCGCGCCGCCCCGACACCAGCTGGGTCACCCTCGCCTCCGGCGGCACCGAGCTCTACTGCGCCGTCAACACCCGTACGGCCGGCGAACGCAACGCCCTGCTGCTGCACAAGCTCCCCCGTACCCCGCACGTGCTCTCCGTCAGCGCCCACTGCATGATGAGGATCTTCGTCGGCGCCACCAGCACCTGGCACGCCACCCGCTTCCGCCCCGCCACCCCCGCCACCCCCGCCGCCCCCGCCGCCCTCGCGGTGGATTCCGGCACCCCCCTCACCCCGCTGGCACTGGACGCCACCGATCGCACCCTGTTCACCAAACTGGCCCGGCACGGCCGCGCCACCCTGCCCGAACTGAGCAAGGCCACCGGCCGCTCGCCCTCCAGCGTCCAGCGCCACCTCGACCGCCTGCGCACCGAAGGCGCCCTGCACCTCTCCGTCGACTTCGACCCCCAACTCCTCGGCTACCACATGAGCACCCGCCTCTGGCTCAACGTGGCCCCCGCCCATCTGCGCACCGTCGGAGAGACCCTCGCCACCCACCCCGCCATCGCCTTCGCCGCCGCCATCACCGGCACGTCCAACCTCGTCGCCAGCGGCGTCTTCCGCACCCCGGCCGACCTGTACGACTACATCGACCGGCAGATCGGTCCGCTGCCGGGCATCCAGAGCATCGAGACCGCCCCCACCCTGCGCGAAGTCAAACGCCTGGCGCCGGCCCTCCCCTGAACGGTGACGGGCCGTGGATCCGGCCCGCGCTCGCACGCCACCACCCACGTGAATCACGTCACAACTGGCGTGCGGCAGGGGTGGGTTGACCGGTCCGGGCTAGGACTTGCTGCATGACAGCGGCAGGAGTTGACGTGGTGGCCCGCGGGGCGAGCGTGCGCGGTCGGAGAGGTCCGGTGTTCGAAGGGGTGGATGTGGATGTGCCGGCGGGCGGGCTGCTGGCCGCTCACGGCCCGGCCGGTTCCGGGCGTACTTCGCTTCTGCTGGCGCTCGCCGGGCGGATGCGGCTGTCCGGCGGGGCCGTCCGGGTCGGCGGGCACGTCCTGCCCGCCGCGGGTGGGCGGGTACGCAGGATGGTCGCCATCGCCCGGGCCGCGCCCGCGGTCGATCTCGAAGGACGGCTGCGGGTGCGCGAGGTGATGGCCGAACGCTGCCTGACCAGCCCTGGCGTGACCGAGCGCGGCATCCGCGAGGCCT
This Streptomyces decoyicus DNA region includes the following protein-coding sequences:
- a CDS encoding DUF5701 family protein gives rise to the protein MTDFDAGSEFDRQVTTLVDKGYPALAGMTETAFRTLVEPLRAPVLTRAATLKPPSEGRVPFLLVVTRALVPLEESVPLTTLAGKQKPGVIERFYAPGELERFVSLEELALPEGEVYAAFDMDRGEEFCNAAPQDALAAIAERGRTPLTMEEGIAFVTQYPQALAKNKCFSLGGTRFGDRRVPALWISKGAPKLGWCWEGNPHTWLGLASAGDRSR
- a CDS encoding MFS transporter, whose product is MRIWGPLAALCLGTFMLLIDVTIVLVALPSLSGSLGCALSQLQWVADGYALAVAAALLGAGMLADRHGRRRVYVVGLVVFASASVACALSPDMGWLIAARLVQGVGAAAMFTTTLSLISTLYSGRRLGVAYGVWAAVASSASALGPVLGGLLTQALNWRWIFYVNVPVTALALVMTFRCIPRSTPDRAATRRPDVPGVVLGALSAGGCVYALTTSHAHGWASAGTLVPLAVALVTCAVFVAVQRRSTHPLLDLSLFRRPEFTAAMLTIAVGEGAVYGVLPYTSLWLQSVQHLSPIGAGLVVLPHAAAAGLVAVLSGRWMPRPSPRLGATLGLLLAGLGVATEGFLGPGSGWPALIGGLALSGIGMGLVFQVAAALALGSVPPERAGMAGGAYSTFEQLGYAFGVAAFGTLAVSTMNRSLNGVVPGPESAAQTLAGGGADTLLAATPAGERTAFGHTLHSVFATAHNTLALTAGTLAITGAAVVLWLTRHRPHPPQSAVADSPAKPATAVQVDG
- a CDS encoding TetR/AcrR family transcriptional regulator; this translates as MGIEPMGLRESKKQETRRLISDQATRLFIENGFEATTIAEIAAAARVAKKTVTNYFARKEDLAFDHREEFVEGLARTVSGRAEGESALMALRREFLDGVERHDPVIGFSGEVFARMIADSPTLLARLRDMHDQREAALAELLATETGAAPDDITPRAAAAQLGGVHRVLFQQILERTLDGWSNERIAKTVTVSAHRGFDLLAGSLADYAVK
- a CDS encoding Lrp/AsnC family transcriptional regulator produces the protein MDSGALNDLDHRLLEALQLDGRAPFSHLARLLDLSERTVARRYQRLRGLGLRIVGQPDPARLGLVRWLLRLHCTPDAAGTIAEALARRPDTSWVTLASGGTELYCAVNTRTAGERNALLLHKLPRTPHVLSVSAHCMMRIFVGATSTWHATRFRPATPATPAAPAALAVDSGTPLTPLALDATDRTLFTKLARHGRATLPELSKATGRSPSSVQRHLDRLRTEGALHLSVDFDPQLLGYHMSTRLWLNVAPAHLRTVGETLATHPAIAFAAAITGTSNLVASGVFRTPADLYDYIDRQIGPLPGIQSIETAPTLREVKRLAPALP
- a CDS encoding SRPBCC family protein produces the protein MSTVKETVDVEVPVHTAYNQWTQFEEFPKFMEGVERITQLDDRHNRWTTKVGGVRREFDTEIVDQLPDDRIAWRTTTGDTHQKGLVSFQRLDETHTRVELVMDIEPTGVAEKAADMSGTIARRIKGDMRRFKDHIEHRGAESGAWRGRITPG